From Enterobacter pseudoroggenkampii, a single genomic window includes:
- a CDS encoding capsular polysaccharide synthesis protein: protein MMNLNATNKLIKKTRRWHKKTGFSLFQRAASHFERKKKETIFSVIDDLHVQPDAAQLTESEQSRVIWICWFQGLDSAPELVKRCIASVQANTPDAQVIILTDENIPDYLTLPKHIKTKYQAGLISKAQYSDIVRCSLLYQYGGIWMDATVFMTKPVPETFFENTFSSLRFDSPENALSQGYWTAYFLAAQKGCSLVKTVRDILYRYWQHHDILIEYFLIDYSFLYARECYPQFRQIMDQQPVTGNNRFLIRQFISAKPDLTTMAMLNNDPVGIYKLSHKEQYQTTDNGQPTLYSQILDGSFELK, encoded by the coding sequence ATGATGAATCTCAATGCAACGAATAAGCTCATCAAGAAAACCCGACGCTGGCACAAAAAAACGGGTTTTTCTCTTTTTCAGCGTGCGGCCAGCCATTTTGAGCGGAAGAAAAAAGAGACAATTTTTAGCGTTATTGATGATCTGCATGTTCAGCCTGACGCTGCGCAACTAACTGAATCGGAACAATCACGCGTCATCTGGATCTGCTGGTTCCAGGGGCTCGATAGCGCGCCTGAGTTGGTGAAACGATGCATTGCATCTGTTCAAGCAAACACGCCGGATGCGCAGGTCATTATCCTGACGGATGAGAATATCCCTGACTACCTTACTCTCCCTAAACACATCAAAACGAAATACCAGGCGGGGCTGATTAGTAAGGCGCAATACTCTGATATTGTTCGCTGTTCTCTGCTGTATCAATATGGCGGGATCTGGATGGACGCCACGGTGTTCATGACGAAGCCGGTGCCGGAAACATTTTTTGAGAACACCTTCTCATCACTACGTTTTGATTCACCTGAAAACGCATTGAGCCAGGGTTACTGGACGGCCTATTTTCTTGCAGCCCAAAAGGGATGCTCACTGGTAAAGACGGTTCGGGATATTCTGTATCGCTACTGGCAACACCACGATATCCTGATTGAATACTTCCTGATTGATTACAGTTTCTTATATGCGCGCGAGTGCTATCCGCAGTTTCGTCAGATCATGGATCAACAGCCGGTCACCGGGAATAATCGCTTTCTGATTCGCCAGTTCATCTCAGCGAAACCTGATTTGACGACCATGGCGATGCTAAATAATGATCCCGTGGGCATTTATAAGCTCTCGCACAAAGAACAATACCAAACTACAGACAACGGCCAGCCGACGTTGTATAGCCAGATCCTCGACGGTTCTTTCGAACTGAAGTGA